In Pleurocapsa sp. PCC 7319, the following are encoded in one genomic region:
- a CDS encoding thioesterase family protein, whose translation MEQKPLEVSLKFPVKTYDIDFAGIVSNIVYIRWLEDLRLKMLESYFPLKHLMEQGYCPIIASTEIRYKKALKIFDKPMGKMWISKLGRSRCTLQAEIYLYDEIVTTATQMGFFINQETMRPMAIPEEVKNIYARYQ comes from the coding sequence ATGGAACAAAAACCTTTAGAAGTAAGCCTGAAGTTCCCTGTTAAAACCTATGACATAGATTTTGCAGGAATTGTGAGCAATATTGTCTATATTCGTTGGTTAGAAGACTTGAGGTTGAAAATGCTAGAGTCTTATTTTCCTTTAAAGCACCTAATGGAGCAAGGATATTGTCCCATTATTGCCTCTACCGAAATCAGGTATAAAAAAGCTCTGAAGATATTTGACAAGCCTATGGGAAAAATGTGGATATCTAAATTAGGGCGATCGCGTTGTACTCTGCAAGCGGAGATTTATCTCTACGATGAAATAGTTACTACTGCGACTCAAATGGGATTTTTTATAAATCAAGAAACTATGCGCCCAATGGCTATTCCTGAAGAAGTAAAAAATATTTATGCCCGATATCAATAG
- a CDS encoding TetR/AcrR family transcriptional regulator yields MSKAHQTKARIIHQAAELFNLKGYTGSSIADIMQATGLKKGGIYNHFKSKDELALEAFDYAASLLSQRIWSVVRTKRHAIERLQALVSSYLIYIDAPPIIGGCPIMNTAIETDDTDSPLRDRALEAMNSSRSLIVRIIQKGIKKGEIRSTVEPDNVATIIFSTLEGAIMMSKLERNPIHLKRAVAHLQNYIKDNL; encoded by the coding sequence ATGTCCAAAGCACATCAGACTAAAGCACGCATAATTCATCAGGCAGCCGAGCTATTTAACCTCAAAGGTTATACAGGTTCATCGATCGCCGATATTATGCAGGCAACAGGTTTAAAAAAAGGAGGAATATATAACCATTTTAAGAGTAAAGATGAGCTGGCTTTAGAAGCATTTGATTATGCTGCTAGTCTTCTTAGTCAAAGGATTTGGAGTGTGGTGAGAACAAAACGCCATGCAATTGAACGTTTACAAGCACTAGTATCCAGTTACCTGATTTATATCGATGCTCCGCCAATTATAGGAGGCTGTCCGATTATGAATACAGCGATTGAAACCGATGATACAGATTCGCCTTTACGCGATCGCGCTCTAGAAGCAATGAATTCTAGTCGCAGCCTAATTGTTCGGATCATACAAAAAGGAATCAAGAAAGGAGAAATACGGTCGACTGTTGAACCTGATAACGTTGCCACAATTATTTTTTCGACATTAGAAGGGGCAATTATGATGAGCAAACTCGAACGAAATCCTATTCATCTAAAGAGAGCAGTAGCTCATTTGCAAAATTATATTAAAGACAATCTTTAA
- a CDS encoding DUF29 domain-containing protein — protein sequence MNNDYNSDYVTWLEIQSELLRKGDYDNVDLDHLIKHLEYLAREEKEKLRYLAYKIIVNLLLIDYWKIQKQSIPYWLGEVDDYQFQLNEKLTVNHKILLNIVVDEIYLMSKRTASRISGMEQEHFPQICPYTLDDILHK from the coding sequence ATGAACAACGATTACAATAGCGACTACGTTACTTGGCTTGAGATTCAATCTGAACTGTTAAGAAAAGGAGATTACGATAATGTTGATCTTGATCATCTGATTAAACATTTAGAGTATTTAGCTAGAGAAGAAAAAGAAAAGTTACGATATCTTGCTTATAAAATCATAGTCAATTTGCTCTTAATTGATTATTGGAAAATACAAAAACAATCTATTCCCTATTGGTTAGGCGAGGTTGATGACTATCAGTTTCAATTAAATGAGAAATTAACCGTTAACCATAAAATTCTGTTGAATATTGTTGTCGACGAAATATATTTAATGTCGAAGAGAACTGCTAGTAGAATAAGTGGCATGGAGCAAGAGCATTTTCCCCAGATCTGCCCTTACACCTTGGATGATATTTTGCACAAATGA